A genomic window from Dechloromonas sp. A34 includes:
- the acnB gene encoding bifunctional aconitate hydratase 2/2-methylisocitrate dehydratase encodes MLEAYRAHVAERAALGIPPLPLSKQQTSELVGLLKNPPAGEEAALVELITYRVPAGVDDAAKVKAEFLAKVAKGEEACALISKQKATELLGTMLGGFNVKPLIDLLADGAVGAVAAEGLKKTLLVFDFFHDVAELAKAGNANAKAVMQSWADAEWFTSRPEVPASQKLTVFKVTGETNTDDLSPAPDAWSRPDIPLHALAMLKNPRPGIEADEAGSRGPLKQLEALAAKGNLIAYVGDVVGTGSSRKSATNSVLWFTGEDIPFVPNKRFGGFCLGSKIAPIFFNTMEDAGALPIEIDCSAMDMGDEIELKVDQATGKVTATKNGAVIAESQLKTLVIMDEVRAGGRIPLIIGRGLTTKAREFLGLPQSTLFRLPQNPADDGKGYSLAQKMVGKACGVTGILPGTYCEPKMTTVGSQDTTGPMTRDELKDLACLGFSADLVMQSFCHTAAYPKLVDVRMHRELPSFISTRGGVALRPGDGVIHSWLNRLLLPDTVGTGGDSHTRFPIGISFPAGSGLVAFAAATGVMPLDMPESVLVRFKGEMQPGITLRDLVNAIPLYAIKAGLLTVEKKGKINVFSGRILEIEGLPNLKVEQAFELSDAAAERSAAACAVALNKEPMVEYMRSNITLMKWMIAEGYADARTLKRRINAMEDWIANGTLLKADANAQYAAVIEIDLAEVTEPILACPNDPDDVKILSEVAGAKIDEVFIGSCMTNIGHFRAAGKVLEGKSDIPTRLWIAPPTKMDALILTEEGYYGVLGKSGARMEMPGCSLCMGNQAQIRKGSTAISTSTRNFPNRLGIDTQVYLGSAELAAMCALAGRIVTVPEYMEQIKLVNAKAGEVYRYMNFDQIPEFVEQAATVEM; translated from the coding sequence GTGCTTGAAGCTTATCGCGCCCACGTTGCCGAACGTGCTGCCCTCGGTATCCCCCCGCTGCCCCTCTCCAAGCAACAGACCAGCGAACTGGTCGGCCTGCTGAAGAACCCTCCCGCCGGCGAAGAAGCCGCTCTGGTCGAGCTGATCACCTACCGCGTGCCGGCCGGCGTCGATGATGCCGCCAAGGTCAAGGCCGAGTTCCTGGCCAAGGTTGCCAAGGGCGAAGAAGCCTGCGCCCTGATCTCCAAGCAAAAAGCTACCGAACTGCTCGGCACCATGCTCGGCGGTTTCAACGTCAAGCCGTTGATCGACCTGCTGGCTGACGGCGCTGTCGGTGCCGTGGCCGCCGAAGGCCTGAAGAAGACCCTGCTGGTTTTCGACTTCTTCCACGATGTCGCCGAACTGGCCAAGGCCGGTAACGCCAATGCCAAGGCTGTCATGCAATCCTGGGCCGACGCCGAGTGGTTCACCTCGCGTCCGGAAGTCCCGGCTTCGCAGAAGCTGACCGTGTTCAAGGTCACCGGCGAAACCAATACCGACGACCTGTCGCCGGCACCGGATGCCTGGTCGCGTCCCGACATCCCGCTGCACGCGCTGGCCATGCTGAAGAACCCGCGTCCGGGCATCGAAGCCGACGAAGCCGGCTCGCGCGGTCCGTTGAAGCAACTCGAAGCGCTGGCCGCCAAGGGCAACCTGATCGCCTACGTCGGTGACGTGGTCGGTACCGGTTCCTCGCGCAAGTCCGCCACCAACTCCGTGCTGTGGTTCACCGGCGAAGACATCCCGTTCGTACCGAACAAGCGTTTCGGTGGTTTCTGCCTGGGCTCCAAGATTGCCCCGATCTTCTTCAACACCATGGAAGATGCCGGCGCCCTGCCGATCGAAATCGATTGCAGCGCGATGGACATGGGCGACGAGATCGAACTGAAGGTCGATCAGGCCACCGGCAAGGTCACCGCCACCAAGAACGGTGCCGTGATCGCCGAATCGCAACTGAAGACCCTGGTGATCATGGACGAAGTCCGCGCTGGCGGCCGGATTCCCCTGATCATCGGTCGTGGCCTCACCACCAAGGCGCGCGAATTCCTCGGCCTGCCGCAATCCACCCTGTTCCGCCTGCCGCAAAACCCGGCCGACGACGGCAAGGGCTACTCGCTGGCCCAGAAGATGGTCGGCAAAGCTTGCGGCGTGACCGGCATCCTGCCCGGCACCTATTGCGAGCCGAAGATGACCACCGTCGGTTCGCAGGACACCACCGGCCCGATGACCCGCGACGAACTGAAGGATCTGGCCTGCCTCGGCTTCTCCGCCGACCTCGTCATGCAGTCCTTCTGCCACACCGCTGCTTATCCGAAGCTGGTCGACGTGCGCATGCACCGCGAACTGCCGTCCTTCATCAGCACCCGTGGCGGCGTTGCGCTGCGTCCGGGCGACGGCGTCATCCACTCCTGGCTGAACCGCCTGCTGCTGCCGGATACCGTCGGTACCGGCGGTGACTCGCACACCCGCTTCCCGATCGGCATCTCCTTCCCGGCCGGTTCCGGCCTGGTCGCCTTTGCCGCCGCCACCGGCGTCATGCCGCTCGACATGCCGGAATCGGTGCTGGTTCGCTTCAAGGGCGAAATGCAACCGGGCATCACGCTGCGCGATCTGGTTAACGCCATTCCGCTGTACGCCATCAAGGCCGGTCTGCTGACCGTCGAGAAGAAGGGCAAGATCAACGTCTTCTCCGGCCGTATCCTGGAAATCGAAGGTCTGCCGAACCTCAAGGTCGAACAAGCTTTCGAACTGTCCGACGCTGCCGCCGAGCGTTCCGCTGCTGCCTGTGCCGTCGCCCTGAACAAGGAACCGATGGTCGAGTACATGCGTTCGAACATCACCCTGATGAAGTGGATGATCGCCGAAGGCTACGCCGATGCCCGCACCCTGAAGCGCCGCATCAACGCCATGGAAGACTGGATCGCCAACGGCACGCTGCTCAAGGCTGATGCCAACGCGCAGTACGCCGCGGTCATCGAAATCGACCTGGCCGAAGTCACCGAGCCGATCCTGGCCTGCCCGAACGATCCGGACGACGTCAAGATCCTGTCCGAAGTTGCCGGCGCCAAGATCGACGAAGTCTTCATCGGTTCCTGCATGACCAACATCGGCCACTTCCGTGCTGCCGGCAAGGTTCTCGAAGGCAAGTCTGACATCCCGACCCGTCTGTGGATTGCTCCGCCGACCAAGATGGATGCGCTGATCCTGACCGAAGAAGGCTACTACGGCGTCCTCGGTAAGTCCGGCGCGCGCATGGAAATGCCGGGCTGCTCGCTGTGCATGGGCAACCAGGCCCAGATCCGCAAGGGCTCGACGGCGATCTCCACCTCCACCCGCAACTTCCCGAACCGCCTCGGCATCGACACCCAAGTGTACCTCGGTTCCGCCGAACTGGCCGCCATGTGCGCCCTGGCCGGCCGCATCGTGACGGTTCCGGAATACATGGAGCAGATCAAGCTGGTGAACGCCAAGGCCGGTGAAGTCTATCGCTACATGAACTTCGACCAGATTCCCGAGTTTGTGGAACAGGCTGCTACGGTCGAGATGTAA